One Hordeum vulgare subsp. vulgare chromosome 4H, MorexV3_pseudomolecules_assembly, whole genome shotgun sequence DNA window includes the following coding sequences:
- the LOC123448897 gene encoding protein CHUP1, chloroplastic, translating into MMREGDACVALLRSKLHGLIERNHTLEEENKQLRHQVSRLKGQVSSLEGQDTDRKIMWKKPENSATSNNYFKEKQFVHNNDDVKEAIDLNSSVCYIRQQFSRAPSVKSRAPRVPNPPPSPTCIQPIIKAKKEGSMGPPPPPPPPLPSKLLKSTKAVQRVPEVVELYRLLVRREGKSDVKSGSVGIPVATNSRDMIGEIENRSAYVIAIKSDVENQGEFISFLAREVQNAAYKEIADVEEFVKWLDGELSYLIDERAVLKHFPNWPEKKADAMREAAFTYRDLKNLEAEASSFHDDRRVATPMALKRMQALQDKIEQGIHNTEKIRDSASGRYKDLLIPWDWMLDSGIISQLKAASLKLAKEYMNRIMNALKSDPFVNDEELLLQGVRFAFRIHQLAGGFDEGCRKVFHELKMYASKPE; encoded by the exons AACCACACTCTGGAAGAGGAGAACAAGCAACTGAGGCATCAAGTCAGCCGTCTAAAAGGCCAAGTCTCCTCACTTGAAGGGCAGGATACTGATAGAAAGATAATGTGGAAGAAGCCGGAGAATTCTGCCACCAGCAACAACTACTTCAAGGAAAAACAGTTTGttcacaacaatgatgatgtgaagGAAGCTATCGATCTCAACAGCTCGGTATGTTACATCAGGCAGCAATTTTCTAGGGCACCGTCAGTGAAATCAAGAGCACCAAGGGTTCctaatccaccaccaagtccgacGTGTATCCAACCGATCATCAAGGCAAaaaaggaaggatccatgggtcctcctcctccaccgccacctcccctacCTTCCAAATTACTGAAGAGCACTAAGGCAGTCCAAAGAGTGCCAGAGGTAGTTGAGTTGTATCGGTTGTTAGTAAGAAGAGAAGGCAAAAGCGATGTGAAGTCTGGATCTGTGGGAATTCCAGTAGCTACTAACAGCCGAGACATGATCGGGGAGATAGAGAACAGATCAGCTTATGTTATAGCT ATTAAATCAGATGTAGAAAATCAGGGTGAATTCATTAGCTTCCTGGCAAGGGAAGTTCAAAATGCAGCATACAAGGAAATAGCCGATGTTGAAGAGTTTGTGAAGTGGCTAGATGGGGAACTATCATACCTTATAGATGAACGGGCAGTGCTCAAGCACTTCCCTAACTGGCCTGAGAAGAAAGCAGATGCCATGAGAGAAGCAGCATTCACCTACCGGGATCTGAAGAACCTGGAAGCAGAAGCATCATCATTTCACGACGACAGGAGAGTGGCTACACCTATGGCTTTGAAGCGCATGCAAGCTCTACAGGATAA AATTGAACAAGGTATTCACAATACTGAAAAAATAAGGGACAGTGCAAGTGGAAGATACAAAGATCTCCTGATCCCATGGGATTGGATGCTTGACTCTGGAATCATAAGCCAA CTAAAGGCCGCTTCATTGAAGCTGGCAAAAGAATACATGAACCGCATTATGAATGCACTGAAGTCAGATCCATTTGTAAATGATGAGGAACTGCTCTTGCAAGGTGTCCGCTTTGCCTTCCGAATACATCAG CTTGCAGGTGGCTTTGATGAGGGTTGCCGGAAAGTGTTCCATGAACTCAAGATGTATGCAAGCAAGCCAGAGTGA